A genomic region of Torulaspora delbrueckii CBS 1146 chromosome 7, complete genome contains the following coding sequences:
- the TDEL0G04980 gene encoding uncharacterized protein, with amino-acid sequence MEFSTITTYVCTYSTWKTRFASLIKDHGTFTRLRKTSNAIFHGPHYVQNQYYGGHLHSRRLYLSWKIRKVERIFQPSWDMYLSMVLGMFFNERLKSRISSLVEQVKDIRLIPHWMKLQMIEVVMADGQPIPLFMLCFAIHQEMESLSV; translated from the coding sequence ATGGAATTTTCGACCATAACGACTTATGTCTGTACTTATTCAACCTGGAAGACCAGATTCgcttctttgatcaaagaCCATGGCACATTTACTCGGTTACGTAAAACTAGTAACGCCATCTTCCATGGGCCTCACTACGTGCAGAACCAATACTACGGTGGACATCTGCATAGCAGGAGGCTATACCTGAGCTGGAAGATTAGGAAGGTGGAGCGCATCTTTCAGCCCTCATGGGACATGTATCTATCAATGGTCCTCGGTatgttcttcaatgaacGGCTGAAATCCAGGATTAGCTCTCTCGTTGAACAGGTCAAAGATATCCGGCTGATCCCTCACTGGATGAAGTTGCAGATGATAGAAGTGGTCATGGCTGATGGTCAACCTATTCCCCTCTTCATGCTTTGctttgcaattcatca